The following proteins are encoded in a genomic region of Sneathiella marina:
- a CDS encoding flagellar basal body-associated FliL family protein: MTVGRVRRSMVDEAEDSELDADLEEDGDESAPKKKKKLSGKVLVLFILLPILVIGGGAGGAYFAGLFDSPGPTEEEIAAAAAEKNKQVVFYDLPEMLVNLNTGTAANSFLKLGVSLELEDETAVADLELLIPRVMDNFQVYLRELRKEDLSGSAGVYRLKEELLMRINASVGPIKVNDVLFKEMLVQ, from the coding sequence ATGACCGTCGGAAGGGTGAGGCGTTCAATGGTAGATGAAGCAGAAGATAGCGAGCTCGATGCGGATCTTGAAGAAGATGGTGATGAGTCAGCTCCGAAGAAGAAAAAGAAATTAAGCGGGAAAGTTCTGGTCTTGTTTATTCTCTTGCCGATCCTGGTAATTGGGGGTGGTGCAGGGGGCGCGTATTTCGCCGGCCTGTTTGACAGCCCCGGCCCGACGGAAGAAGAAATAGCCGCCGCAGCTGCGGAAAAGAACAAGCAGGTCGTTTTTTATGATTTACCCGAAATGCTGGTCAATCTGAATACTGGTACCGCAGCGAACAGTTTCTTGAAACTTGGTGTTTCTCTCGAGCTTGAAGATGAAACTGCGGTCGCGGATCTTGAACTGCTCATCCCGCGCGTTATGGATAATTTCCAAGTTTATCTGAGAGAGCTCCGCAAAGAAGATTTAAGCGGATCTGCCGGAGTTTACAGATTGAAAGAAGAACTTTTGATGCGGATCAATGCGTCAGTGGGGCCCATCAAGGTCAATGACGTTTTATTCAAAGAAATGCTAGTGCAATAG
- the fliM gene encoding flagellar motor switch protein FliM, with the protein MSDQDDEMDMAAAMEADGDGEMDMAAAMEAEDDGEMDMAAAMEAGGDDEMDMAAAMDPDAEASESGGASIAEASSSQSTRVLNQDEIDSLLGFDMDNDGSGENSGIKAIINSALVNYERLPMLEVVFDRLVRMMTTSLRNFTSDNVEVSLDTITSIRFGDYLNSIPLPAILSVFRADEWDNYGLIMVESSLIYSIVDVLLGGRRGTAAMRIEGRPYTTIERNLVERMVSVVLSDMSAAFEPLSPVNFMHERIETNPRFATIARPANAAILIKLRIDMEDRGGRIELLLPYATLEPVRELLLQMFMGEKFGRDSIWENHLATELWSTDVDIQAVLDQKEMSLNEVLAMDVGDTIMFNASPDSPTTLKCGGISMASGKMGRSGHNIAVRVDKSLRVMG; encoded by the coding sequence ATGTCTGATCAAGACGACGAAATGGATATGGCCGCCGCGATGGAAGCCGATGGTGACGGCGAAATGGACATGGCCGCTGCAATGGAAGCCGAAGACGACGGCGAAATGGACATGGCCGCCGCGATGGAAGCCGGTGGTGACGATGAAATGGATATGGCTGCGGCCATGGATCCTGATGCAGAGGCATCGGAATCTGGCGGGGCAAGCATAGCAGAAGCCTCCAGCAGCCAGTCAACACGTGTCCTTAACCAGGATGAGATCGATAGTCTCCTCGGCTTCGACATGGATAATGACGGAAGCGGTGAGAATTCGGGCATTAAGGCGATTATTAATTCCGCTTTAGTCAATTACGAACGCCTGCCCATGCTGGAGGTTGTCTTTGACCGTCTGGTTCGGATGATGACCACATCGCTTCGCAATTTCACCTCTGATAATGTGGAAGTCAGTCTCGATACGATCACATCCATTCGTTTCGGTGATTACCTCAACTCTATTCCACTGCCGGCAATTTTGAGTGTTTTTCGGGCCGATGAATGGGACAATTATGGTCTCATCATGGTGGAAAGCTCTCTCATTTACTCAATTGTCGACGTTTTGCTTGGCGGTCGTCGTGGTACGGCCGCAATGCGGATCGAAGGACGCCCTTACACAACCATTGAACGCAACCTGGTTGAAAGAATGGTGTCCGTTGTCCTGAGTGATATGTCGGCGGCGTTTGAGCCGCTCAGCCCGGTTAATTTCATGCATGAGCGCATCGAAACTAACCCCAGGTTCGCAACAATTGCGCGCCCTGCGAACGCGGCAATTCTGATCAAGCTACGGATCGATATGGAAGACCGCGGTGGACGTATAGAATTATTGTTACCTTACGCGACTTTAGAGCCAGTTCGTGAACTGTTGCTGCAAATGTTCATGGGGGAGAAATTTGGTCGCGACAGCATTTGGGAAAACCATCTGGCGACTGAGCTTTGGTCAACAGACGTGGACATACAAGCGGTGCTGGATCAAAAAGAGATGTCGTTGAACGAAGTTTTGGCGATGGATGTGGGAGATACAATCATGTTCAATGCGTCACCGGATAGCCCAACAACCTTAAAATGTGGCGGTATTTCAATGGCTTCCGGGAAAATGGGCCGATCCGGACATAATATCGCTGTTCGTGTCGATAAATCTCTTCGGGTAATGGGATAA